One part of the Glycine soja cultivar W05 chromosome 11, ASM419377v2, whole genome shotgun sequence genome encodes these proteins:
- the LOC114374410 gene encoding cysteine-rich receptor-like protein kinase 3, whose product MVVQVQHNLLLVITFLMLLWSWWSLLGALGDPQTHLINKGCSQYNATDLSNFNQNLNATLDDLRAQVSNQSKHFATAQEARGADPVYAMFQCRNYLSTADCAACFVVAAAQIRNCSAGANGARVIYDGCFLRYESNGFFDQTTLAGNSMICGNQTAVGATTSFNTTAQQVLMDLQIATPKITGFFAATKTQLAGGGAIYAIAQCAETATESACLDCLTVGYNNIHICLPNTDGRAFDAGCFMRYSETAFFADNQTIDIAPFLKQGGSSNKKGAIIGGVVGGVGLVVILLALFGLLRRYKKPKRVPRGDILGATELKGPVPYRYKDLKTATKNFSDENKLGEGGFGDVYKGTLKNGKIVAVKKLILGQSGKMDEQFESEVKLISNVHHKNLVRLLGCCSKGQERILVYEYMANKSLDRFLFGENKGSLNWKQRYDIILGTAKGLAYLHEDFHVCIIHRDIKTSNILLDDEMQPRIADFGLARLLPEDQSHLSTRFAGTLGYTAPEYAIHGQLSEKADAYSFGVVVLEIISGQKSSELRTDADGEFLLQRAWKLYVQDMHLELVDKTLLDPEDYDAEEVKKIIEIALLCTQASAAARPAMSEIVAFLKSKNSLGQIRPSMPVFVETNLRTRAETSTSTGSSTSNATASISMLSAR is encoded by the exons ATGGTGGTGCAAGTGCAACACAATCTCCTCTTAGTCATAACTTTCTTGATGTTGTTGTGGTCATGGTGGAGCCTTTTGGGTGCACTAGGAGACCCTCAAACCCATTTAATCAACAAGGGGTGTAGCCAATACAACGCAACCGACTTGTCCAACTTCAACCAAAACCTAAACGCAACTTTGGATGACCTTAGAGCACAGGTTAGCAACCAAAGCAAGCACTTTGCCACGGCTCAAGAAGCTAGAGGAGCAGACCCTGTCTATGCCATGTTTCAGTGTAGGAACTACCTCTCCACCGCCGACTGCGCCGCCTGCTTCGTGGTTGCCGCCGCCCAAATCCGCAATTGCTCAGCCGGAGCCAACGGTGCCCGGGTCATCTATGATGGCTGCTTCCTTAG GTATGAGAGCAATGGCTTCTTTGACCAGACCACACTGGCTGGCAACAGTATGATTTGTGGAAATCAGACAGCAGTAGGAGCCACCACATCTTTTAATACAACTGCACAGCAAGTGCTAATGGACCTGCAAATTGCAACACCAAAAATTACTGGTTTCTTTGCAGCTACCAAGACACAATTGGCTGGTGGTGGTGCAATCTATGCCATTGCACAATGTGCTGAAACTGCCACAGAGAGTGCTTGTTTGGATTGCCTCACAGTTGGATACAACAACATACATATTTGTTTACCCAACACAGATGGCAGAGCATTTGATGCAGGATGCTTTATGAGATACTCAGAGACAGCATTTTTTGCTGATAACCAGACCATTGATATCGCACCCTTCTTGAAACAAG GAGGTTCAAGCAACAAGAAGGGAGCCATTATAGGCGGTGTTGTTGGAGGTGTAGGTCTTGTTGTAATCCTCCTTGCACTATTTGGCTTGCTTAGACGGTATAAGAAACCCAAGAGGGTTCCTAGAG GTGACATATTGGGAGCAACCGAGTTGAAAGGTCCAGTTCCCTATAGGTACAAGGATTTGAAGACtgcaacaaaaaatttcagtgaTGAAAATAAACTAGGAGAAGGAGGTTTTGGAGATGTATACAAG GGCACTTTGAAAAATGGGAAAATAGTTGCAGTCAAAAAATTAATCTTAGGCCAATCCGGGAAGATGGATGAACAATTTGAAAGTGAAGTCAAGCTTATAAGTAATGTTCATCACAAGAATCTGGTTCGACTTCTTGGATGTTGCAGTAAAGGTCAAGAGAGAATCCTTGTTTATGAATACATGGCAAATAAAAGCTTGGACAGATTCTTATTTG GTGAAAATAAGGGTTCTCTCAACTGGAAACAAAGATATGATATAATTTTAGGCACAGCAAAGGGTTTGGCCTATCTACATGAGGATTTCCACGTTTGCATCATACATAGGGATATAAAGACCAGCAATATCCTCTTGGATGATGAGATGCAGCCAAGAATTGCTGATTTTGGGTTGGCAAGACTTCTACCAGAGGACCAATCTCATCTCAGCACAAGATTTGCAGGAACATT GGGATACACAGCACCTGAGTATGCCATCCATGGTCAGTTATCTGAGAAGGCTGATGCATACAGCTTTGGTGTTGTAGTCCTTGAAATCATAAGTGGCCAAAAGAGCAGTGAATTGAGGACAGATGCTGATGGTGAATTCCTCCTTCAAAgg GCATGGAAACTATACGTGCAAGATATGCATTTGGAGTTGGTTGACAAGACATTGTTGGACCCTGAAGACTATGATgcagaagaagtgaagaaaatCATAGAGATTGCTTTGCTTTGCACTCAAGCATCAGCTGCTGCAAGGCCAGCAATGTCTGAAATAGTAGCTTTTCTCAAAAGCAAGAACTCACTGGGGCAAATAAGGCCTTCTATGCCTGTTTTTGTAGAAACTAACTTAAGGACTCGGGCAGAAACCTCTACCTCAACTGGTTCCTCCACATCTAATGCTACTGCTTCCATTTCTATGCTCTCAGCTCGATGA